Proteins co-encoded in one Bubalus bubalis isolate 160015118507 breed Murrah chromosome 7, NDDB_SH_1, whole genome shotgun sequence genomic window:
- the C7H4orf48 gene encoding neuropeptide-like protein C4orf48 homolog isoform X3, giving the protein MVSYLCLWPEGRPGSLRSAMAPLPPCGPPRSPPPRLLLLLLLLSATLLGAQARAEPAAGSAVPAQSRPCVDCHAFEFMQRALQDLRKTAYSLDARFPRAPPDLECPLGMHLEPPDAPAASPPWGAGGAVRTEGSLKEKPEELSRCGAQGGCAQDGQPPAAG; this is encoded by the exons ATGGTTTCTTACCTGTGCCTCTGGCCTGAAG GGCGCCCGGGCTCCCTCCGCTCGGCCATGGCCCCCCTGCCGCCGTGCGGACCCCCGAGGTCGCCGCCGccgcggctgctgctgctgctgctgctactgagcGCCACGCTGCTGGGCGCCCAGGCCCGCGCCGAGCCCGCCGCCGGGAGCGCCGTCCCCGCTCAGA GCCGCCCGTGCGTGGACTGCCACGCTTTCGAGTTCATGCAGCGCGCCCTGCAGGACCTGCGCAAGACGGCCTACAGCCTGGACGCTCGG TTCCCAAGGGCTCCCCCAGACCTGGAGTGCCCCCTGGGGATGCATCTGGAGCCACCAGACGCCCCCGCGGCCAGCCCACCCTGGGGGGCTGGAGGAGCTGTCAGGACAGAGGGGTCCCTGAAAGAGAAGCCGGAAGAGTTGTCTAGGTGTGGGGCTCAAGGAGGCTGCGCCCAGG ACGGACAGCCTCCTGCTGCAGGCTGA
- the C7H4orf48 gene encoding neuropeptide-like protein C4orf48 homolog isoform X1, translated as MAPRTWVAPEAELPGATRPDWTHWPTGRRGRAFAFRCPPAPGGYRALYLGIVPGTPGSSGRRQWLWSCCPGRPGSLRSAMAPLPPCGPPRSPPPRLLLLLLLLSATLLGAQARAEPAAGSAVPAQSRPCVDCHAFEFMQRALQDLRKTAYSLDARFPRAPPDLECPLGMHLEPPDAPAASPPWGAGGAVRTEGSLKEKPEELSRCGAQGGCAQDGQPPAAG; from the exons ATGGCCCCCCGGACCTGGGTCGCTCCCGAAGCCGAGCTCCCCGGAGCAACCCGCCCTGACTGGACCCACTGGCCCACTGGGCGCAGAGGCCGCGCGTTTGCATTTCGCTGTCCCCCAGCCCCGGGCGGGTACCGAGCGCTCTACCTCGGTATCGTTCCAGGGACACCCGGGTCCTCGGGCCGCCGGCAGTGGCTCTGGAGCTGCTGTCCAG GGCGCCCGGGCTCCCTCCGCTCGGCCATGGCCCCCCTGCCGCCGTGCGGACCCCCGAGGTCGCCGCCGccgcggctgctgctgctgctgctgctactgagcGCCACGCTGCTGGGCGCCCAGGCCCGCGCCGAGCCCGCCGCCGGGAGCGCCGTCCCCGCTCAGA GCCGCCCGTGCGTGGACTGCCACGCTTTCGAGTTCATGCAGCGCGCCCTGCAGGACCTGCGCAAGACGGCCTACAGCCTGGACGCTCGG TTCCCAAGGGCTCCCCCAGACCTGGAGTGCCCCCTGGGGATGCATCTGGAGCCACCAGACGCCCCCGCGGCCAGCCCACCCTGGGGGGCTGGAGGAGCTGTCAGGACAGAGGGGTCCCTGAAAGAGAAGCCGGAAGAGTTGTCTAGGTGTGGGGCTCAAGGAGGCTGCGCCCAGG ACGGACAGCCTCCTGCTGCAGGCTGA
- the C7H4orf48 gene encoding neuropeptide-like protein C4orf48 homolog isoform X2 translates to MAPLPPCGPPRSPPPRLLLLLLLLSATLLGAQARAEPAAGSAVPAQSRPCVDCHAFEFMQRALQDLRKTAYSLDARTDSLLLQAERRALCACWPAGH, encoded by the exons ATGGCCCCCCTGCCGCCGTGCGGACCCCCGAGGTCGCCGCCGccgcggctgctgctgctgctgctgctactgagcGCCACGCTGCTGGGCGCCCAGGCCCGCGCCGAGCCCGCCGCCGGGAGCGCCGTCCCCGCTCAGA GCCGCCCGTGCGTGGACTGCCACGCTTTCGAGTTCATGCAGCGCGCCCTGCAGGACCTGCGCAAGACGGCCTACAGCCTGGACGCTCGG ACGGACAGCCTCCTGCTGCAGGCTGAGCGCCGGGCCCTGTGTGCCTGCTGGCCGGCCGGGCACTGA
- the C7H4orf48 gene encoding neuropeptide-like protein C4orf48 homolog isoform X4, whose product MAPLPPCGPPRSPPPRLLLLLLLLSATLLGAQARAEPAAGSAVPAQSRPCVDCHAFEFMQRALQDLRKTAYSLDARFPRAPPDLECPLGMHLEPPDAPAASPPWGAGGAVRTEGSLKEKPEELSRCGAQGGCAQDGQPPAAG is encoded by the exons ATGGCCCCCCTGCCGCCGTGCGGACCCCCGAGGTCGCCGCCGccgcggctgctgctgctgctgctgctactgagcGCCACGCTGCTGGGCGCCCAGGCCCGCGCCGAGCCCGCCGCCGGGAGCGCCGTCCCCGCTCAGA GCCGCCCGTGCGTGGACTGCCACGCTTTCGAGTTCATGCAGCGCGCCCTGCAGGACCTGCGCAAGACGGCCTACAGCCTGGACGCTCGG TTCCCAAGGGCTCCCCCAGACCTGGAGTGCCCCCTGGGGATGCATCTGGAGCCACCAGACGCCCCCGCGGCCAGCCCACCCTGGGGGGCTGGAGGAGCTGTCAGGACAGAGGGGTCCCTGAAAGAGAAGCCGGAAGAGTTGTCTAGGTGTGGGGCTCAAGGAGGCTGCGCCCAGG ACGGACAGCCTCCTGCTGCAGGCTGA